A genomic window from Silene latifolia isolate original U9 population chromosome 11, ASM4854445v1, whole genome shotgun sequence includes:
- the LOC141610710 gene encoding peroxidase 5-like, producing MSSKMQSKCFIALLVLLSIFSCFEAQLQVGFYSKTCPSAETIVTQQVTQAFGSNPGIAPGLVRMHFHDCFVHGCDASVLIDSTTGNQAEKDSPINNPSLRGFEVIDAAKAALEAQCKGIVSCADILAFAARDSIALVKGPAYSVPSGRKDGRVSMMSDVGGNIPSPVMNVSALTTLFSLKGLTQDQMVTLSGAHTIGVSHCNIITTVDDRLYNFNGTNMPDPALNPSYVPQLQAACPKASTSTSSVVNMDPVTPAVFDNKYYSNVLVNKGLFTSDWTLRTNAATAAGLNANANNQAQWFNKFTAAIVKMGSIPLDAGAVGEIRTNCRVIN from the exons ATGAgttcaaaaatgcaaagcaaGTGTTTTATTGCTCTTCTTGTTTTGCTTTCAATTTTCTCATGCTTTGAAGCACAACTTCAAGTAGGTTTCTATAGCAAAACATGTCCTTCAGCTGAAACCATTGTTACACAACAAGTTACCCAAGCGTTTGGGTCGAACCCTGGCATCGCCCCTGGTCTTGTTCGAATGCACTTCCATGACTGCTTTGTTCAT GGTTGTGATGCGTCAGTTCTCATAGACTCGACTACTGGTAACCAAGCAGAGAAAGATTCGCCGATTAACAACCCTAGCTTAAGAGGGTTTGAAGTGATCGACGCTGCAAAGGCTGCCCTTGAAGCGCAATGCAAAGGGATCGTGTCATGTGCTGATATATTAGCTTTCGCGGCTAGAGATAGTATTGCTTTG GTCAAAGGTCCAGCTTATTCCGTTCCATCTGGTAGAAAGGATGGTAGAGTTTCTATGATGTCAGATGTGGGAGGAAACATTCCTTCACCAGTAATGAATGTTAGTGCACTCACCACACTTTTCTCACTGAAAGGACTAACTCAGGATCAAATGGTCACTCTTTCAG GAGCACATACCATAGGAGTGTCACATTGCAACATAATCACAACTGTCGACGATAGATTGTACAACTTCAACGGGACCAACATGCCCGATCCAGCCCTAAACCCGAGCTACGTCCCACAACTCCAAGCCGCGTGCCCCAAAGCAAGCACGTCAACATCGTCAGTTGTTAACATGGATCCGGTCACCCCAGCAGTCTTTGATAATAAATACTACTCAAATGTACTAGTAAACAAAGGGTTGTTCACCTCGGATTGGACCCTCAGAACCAACGCTGCCACGGCCGCCGGCTTGAACGCCAATGCCAATAACCAGGCTCAGTGGTTCAATAAATTTACGGCCGCAATTGTTAAAATGGGTAGCATTCCACTTGATGCTGGTGCTGTGGGTGAAATCAGGACAAATTGTAGGGTTATCAATTAA
- the LOC141610712 gene encoding putative CoA ligase CCL6 codes for MKKKELMHATFSSSFEAICSSSPLPVKQNNQVTDVFELQDSQAFFTLLASENNGIISTGFRKMLACLPKCDCLKTIVSFGDISCTQKKEADDDAGLSCFTWEEFAQLGIADGEFPVKQKSNICTIM; via the exons ATGAAGAagaaggaacttatgcatgcaacgTTTTCCTCTTCATTT GAAgccatttgttcttcttcacCCCTTCCTGTTAAGCAAAACAACCAAGTGACCGATGTTTTCGAGTTGCAAGATTCTCAAGCTTTCTTTACTCTTTTGGCCTCAGAAAATAATGGTATTATTTCTACAGGCTTTCGGAAG ATGCTGGCTTGCTTACCCAAGTGTGACTGCCTCAAAA CAATTGTTAGTTTTGGTGATATTTCTTGCACACAAAAGAAGGAAGCTGATGATGATGCTGGCTTGTCTTGCTTCACCTGGGAGGAATTTGCACAATTG GGAATTGCAGATGGTGAATTTCCTGTAAAACAAAAGAGCAACATCTGCACAATTATGTAA
- the LOC141610709 gene encoding peroxidase 5-like: MSSKMQSKCCIALLVLLSVFSCFEAQLQVGFYSKTCPSAETIVTQQVTQAFGSNPGIAPGLVRMHFHDCFVHGCDASVLIDSTAGNQAEKDSPINKPSLRGFEVIDAAKAALEAQCKGIVSCADILAFAARDSIALVKGPAYSVPSGRKDGRVSMMSDVQSNIPSPVMNVSALTTLFSMKGLTQDQMVTLSGAHTIGVSHCNIITTVDDRLYNFSGTNMPDPALNPSYVPQLQAACPKASTSTSSVVNMDPVTPAVFDNKYYSNVLVNKGLFTSDWTLRTNAATAAGLNANANNQAQWFNKFTAAIVNMGSIPLDAGAVCEIRTNCRVIN; encoded by the exons ATGAgttcaaaaatgcaaagcaaatgtTGTATTGCTCTTCTTGTTTTGCTTTCAGTTTTCTCATGTTTTGAAGCACAACTTCAAGTAGGTTTCTATAGCAAAACATGTCCGTCAGCTGAAACCATTGTTACACAACAAGTTACCCAAGCGTTTGGGTCGAACCCTGGCATCGCCCCTGGTCTTGTTCGAATGCACTTCCATGACTGCTTTGTTCAT GGTTGTGATGCGTCAGTTCTCATAGACTCGACTGCTGGTAACCAAGCGGAGAAAGATTCGCCGATTAACAAACCTAGCTTAAGAGGGTTTGAAGTGATCGACGCTGCCAAGGCTGCCCTTGAAGCGCAATGCAAAGGGATCGTTTCATGTGCTGATATATTAGCTTTCGCGGCTAGAGACAGTATTGCTTTG GTTAAAGGTCCAGCTTATTCCGTTCCATCTGGTAGAAAGGATGGTAGAGTTTCTATGATGTCAGATGTGCAATCAAACATTCCTTCACCAGTAATGAATGTTAGTGCACTCACCACACTTTTCTCAATGAAAGGACTAACTCAGGATCAAATGGTCACTCTTTCAG GAGCACACACCATAGGAGTGTCACATTGCAACATAATCACAACTGTCGACGATAGATTGTACAACTTCAGCGGGACCAACATGCCTGATCCGGCCTTAAACCCGAGCTACGTCCCACAACTTCAGGCCGCGTGCCCTAAAGCAAGCACGTCTACATCGTCAGTTGTTAACATGGATCCCGTCACCCCAGCAGTCTTCGATAATAAATACTACTCAAATGTACTAGTAAACAAAGGGTTATTCACCTCGGACTGGACCCTCCGAACCAACGCTGCCACGGCCGCCGGCTTGAACGCCAATGCCAATAACCAGGCTCAATGGTTCAATAAATTTACGGCCGCAATTGTTAATATGGGTAGCATTCCACTAGATGCTGGTGCTGTTTGTGAAATCAGGACAAATTGTAGGGTCATCAATTAA